A portion of the Bifidobacterium lemurum genome contains these proteins:
- a CDS encoding spermidine synthase — protein sequence MAVKTQDSERPILKSKIFLYITEFFSGMAVMAAELGASRLLAPYFSSSQIVWTIIIGTIMIALALGAVFGGKWADKDPNPDKLYFRIMIAAVWIALIPLVGKYVILAISGLLIVSVSTNFLIVAAFVSCMVIFVPPLFLLGTVTAGLNKFATDSLEDNASVVGRLSACNTIGSILGTFLPTFVTIPAVGTFVTFLIFSGVLLLIPLVYFISIKARRVACVVSTVVFVATSCVSPLSGFAFWETNLAYEGESIYNYLQVKNLSDRTILSTNVLFGVQSVTMKDEGLTGMYYDTALAAPALADNADSALILGMGTGTYARQLRQYYPDMEITGVEIDEKITELAGEYFDEPADVPVSTYDGRAWLAASDETYDVIMVDAYQDITIPFQMSSVEFFEMVKEHLNPGGVMVVNMNMISDGEGSINEALTDTIASVFGERNMLTADVPNTTNRELFAKTIGEDKSTKGASDIKRDAKAIPLRSTTYMRTHSDELKWEMDEVAARFEEVDEPDADSTILTDDQAPVEVLGMRAIDQLIEREAEPYREILREEGIAGLIDALS from the coding sequence ATGGCGGTGAAGACGCAGGACAGCGAACGGCCGATCCTCAAATCGAAGATCTTCCTGTACATCACGGAGTTCTTCTCGGGCATGGCCGTCATGGCGGCCGAGCTGGGCGCCTCGCGTCTGCTCGCCCCCTACTTCTCCAGCTCCCAGATCGTATGGACCATCATCATCGGCACCATCATGATCGCGCTGGCGCTCGGCGCGGTGTTCGGCGGCAAATGGGCCGACAAGGACCCGAATCCCGACAAGCTGTATTTCCGCATCATGATCGCGGCCGTATGGATCGCGCTGATCCCGCTGGTCGGCAAATACGTGATCCTGGCCATCTCCGGACTTCTGATCGTAAGCGTGTCGACCAACTTCCTCATCGTCGCGGCCTTCGTCAGCTGCATGGTCATCTTCGTGCCGCCGCTGTTCCTGCTCGGCACCGTGACCGCGGGCCTGAACAAATTCGCCACCGACTCGCTCGAGGACAACGCCTCCGTGGTCGGCCGTCTTTCCGCATGCAACACCATCGGCTCGATCCTCGGCACCTTCCTGCCCACCTTCGTGACCATCCCCGCCGTGGGCACCTTCGTGACCTTCCTGATCTTCTCGGGCGTGCTGCTGCTGATCCCCCTGGTCTATTTCATCTCGATCAAGGCCCGCCGCGTCGCCTGCGTCGTCTCCACGGTCGTCTTCGTGGCCACCTCCTGCGTCTCGCCCCTGAGCGGATTCGCGTTCTGGGAGACGAACCTCGCCTACGAGGGCGAGTCGATCTACAACTATCTGCAGGTCAAGAACCTCTCCGACCGCACGATCCTGTCCACCAACGTGCTGTTCGGCGTGCAGTCCGTCACCATGAAGGACGAGGGCCTCACCGGCATGTACTACGACACGGCCCTCGCCGCCCCCGCGCTCGCCGACAACGCCGACTCCGCCCTGATCCTCGGCATGGGCACCGGCACCTACGCGCGCCAGCTCAGGCAGTATTACCCTGATATGGAGATCACCGGCGTGGAGATCGACGAGAAGATCACCGAACTGGCCGGGGAGTACTTCGACGAGCCGGCCGACGTGCCCGTCTCCACCTACGACGGGCGCGCATGGCTCGCCGCCAGCGACGAGACCTACGACGTGATCATGGTCGACGCGTATCAGGACATCACCATACCTTTCCAGATGAGCTCGGTCGAGTTCTTCGAGATGGTCAAGGAGCATCTGAACCCCGGCGGCGTGATGGTGGTGAACATGAACATGATCTCCGACGGCGAAGGCTCGATCAACGAGGCTCTCACCGACACCATCGCCAGCGTGTTCGGGGAACGCAACATGCTCACCGCCGACGTGCCGAACACCACCAACCGCGAGTTGTTCGCCAAAACCATCGGCGAGGACAAGTCCACCAAAGGCGCGAGCGACATCAAACGCGACGCCAAGGCGATTCCGCTGCGCTCCACCACCTATATGCGCACGCACAGCGACGAACTCAAATGGGAGATGGACGAGGTGGCCGCGCGGTTCGAGGAGGTCGACGAGCCGGACGCGGATTCGACCATTCTCACCGACGACCAGGCGCCGGTCGAGGTGCTGGGCATGCGCGCCATCGACCAGCTGATCGAACGGGAGGCGGAACCGTATCGCGAGATCCTGCGCGAGGAGGGCATCGCCGGTCTGATCGACGCGCTGAGTTGA
- a CDS encoding thiamine diphosphokinase, which produces MGKVCVVFGAGSYYDEIPVIPQGALVVAADGGYDHALSLGVTPDVAIGDFDSISGMPDSRPDGGMSGGGRVRTIALPAQKDETDMPQAVKVGWNQGIRVFHIFGGLGGRLDHALANLQMLADIARHGGIGFLHGDGSVATAVTDGEIRFPANQVAARRMVSVFAHSDKALGVTIRGLKYETDPVDWTNSHALGVSNEFLPGIPSSISVREGTLIVTYPVEAPQPQWRSGVEQDASFGEIDDRRSELLSPLFHG; this is translated from the coding sequence ATGGGCAAGGTCTGCGTGGTGTTCGGGGCGGGAAGCTACTACGACGAGATTCCGGTCATTCCCCAAGGCGCGCTCGTCGTGGCCGCGGACGGCGGTTACGACCATGCGCTTTCGTTGGGCGTCACGCCCGATGTGGCGATCGGCGATTTCGATTCGATCAGCGGGATGCCGGATTCCCGTCCGGATGGCGGCATGTCGGGCGGCGGGCGCGTGCGCACCATCGCGTTGCCCGCGCAGAAGGACGAGACCGACATGCCGCAGGCGGTGAAGGTCGGCTGGAACCAGGGCATTCGCGTGTTCCATATCTTCGGCGGTCTCGGAGGCCGGCTCGACCATGCGTTGGCGAATCTGCAGATGCTGGCCGACATCGCGAGGCACGGCGGCATCGGATTCCTGCATGGCGACGGCAGCGTCGCCACGGCCGTCACGGATGGGGAGATCCGTTTTCCCGCGAACCAGGTGGCCGCGCGGCGCATGGTCTCCGTGTTCGCGCATTCCGACAAGGCGTTGGGCGTGACGATTCGGGGGCTGAAATACGAGACGGATCCGGTCGATTGGACGAACAGCCACGCGCTGGGAGTCAGCAACGAGTTCCTGCCCGGCATCCCCTCCTCCATCAGCGTGCGCGAAGGCACGCTGATCGTCACCTATCCCGTGGAGGCTCCGCAACCTCAATGGCGCAGCGGTGTGGAACAGGACGCGTCCTTCGGAGAGATCGACGACCGCCGGTCCGAACTGCTCTCCCCGCTCTTCCATGGCTGA
- the gap gene encoding type I glyceraldehyde-3-phosphate dehydrogenase — MTVKIGINGFGRIGRLAFRRIFELQARGGQAGDIEVAAINDLTSPAALAYLLKYDSTHGTFKHDDGTLVDVKATEDSIIVDGKEYKVYAEKDANNIPWVKNDGVEFVLECTGFYTSAEKSQAHLNAGAKKVLISAPAKDADTPTVVFGVNHDILKADDVIVSAGSCTTNSMAAMVKLLNDKWGIKAGFMTTIHAYTGTQMILDGPRGTKSGRDLRAAAVNTIAHSTGAAKAIGKVVPEVNGKLQGHAQRVQVPDGSVTELTTVLNVETTADEINEAFKAAFSDTDYYGYNDEGIVSGDIIGDTHGGVFDPTQTDVNTVDGVTLARTVSFYDNEYGFTCNMVRTLLYFAEISE, encoded by the coding sequence ATGACAGTTAAGATTGGTATCAACGGCTTCGGTCGTATCGGTCGTCTCGCCTTCCGCCGCATCTTCGAGCTTCAGGCTCGCGGTGGCCAGGCTGGTGACATCGAAGTTGCCGCCATCAACGATCTGACCTCGCCGGCCGCCCTCGCCTACCTGCTGAAGTACGACAGCACCCACGGCACCTTCAAGCACGACGACGGCACCCTGGTCGACGTGAAGGCCACCGAGGACTCCATCATCGTCGACGGCAAGGAATACAAGGTCTACGCCGAGAAGGACGCCAACAACATCCCGTGGGTCAAGAACGACGGCGTCGAGTTCGTGCTCGAGTGCACCGGCTTCTACACCTCCGCCGAGAAGTCCCAGGCCCACCTCAACGCAGGCGCCAAGAAGGTCCTGATCTCCGCCCCGGCCAAGGACGCCGACACCCCGACCGTCGTGTTCGGTGTGAACCACGACATCCTCAAGGCCGACGACGTGATCGTCTCCGCCGGTTCCTGCACCACCAACTCCATGGCCGCCATGGTCAAGCTGCTCAACGACAAGTGGGGCATCAAGGCCGGCTTCATGACCACCATCCACGCCTACACCGGCACCCAGATGATCCTGGACGGCCCGCGTGGCACCAAGTCCGGCCGCGACCTGCGCGCCGCCGCGGTGAACACCATCGCCCACTCCACCGGTGCCGCCAAGGCCATCGGCAAGGTCGTCCCGGAGGTCAACGGCAAGCTGCAGGGCCACGCCCAGCGCGTGCAGGTTCCGGACGGATCCGTCACCGAGCTGACCACCGTGCTGAACGTCGAGACCACCGCCGACGAGATCAACGAGGCCTTCAAGGCCGCGTTCTCCGACACGGACTACTACGGCTACAACGATGAGGGCATCGTCTCCGGCGACATCATCGGCGACACCCACGGCGGCGTGTTCGACCCGACCCAGACCGACGTCAACACCGTCGACGGCGTGACCCTGGCCCGCACCGTGTCCTTCTACGACAACGAGTACGGCTTCACCTGCAACATGGTGCGCACCCTGCTGTACTTCGCCGAGATCTCCGAGTGA
- a CDS encoding 4-hydroxy-3-methylbut-2-enyl diphosphate reductase: MGKRIVLADPRGFCAGVDRAILTVQTILKASSARGGGLGDGLPPVYVRRQIVHNRHVVEDLAAQGAVFVEELDEIPDDAGPAGVPVVFSAHGVSPAVKREAEERGLHIVDATCPLVGKVHREVLRFVREGYEIVYIGHKGHDEAVGVVGESPEHVHLIERAGDVADLRFEPMTKLVLLSQTTLSIDETAETIAALKARFPWIEEPPSSDICYATSNRQAAVKLVAERSDAVVIVGSANSSNSVRLMEVAQEALAGRGDAHRVDDAGELDPAWFEGVEAVGVSSGASVPEEYVEGVVSALQDMGYDDISSVETIKENMHFVLPSELRR, encoded by the coding sequence ATGGGCAAACGTATCGTATTGGCGGATCCACGCGGATTCTGCGCTGGAGTGGATCGTGCGATTCTGACCGTGCAGACGATACTCAAGGCCAGTTCGGCCCGTGGGGGAGGGCTTGGCGACGGCTTGCCTCCCGTGTATGTGCGCCGGCAGATCGTTCATAACCGCCATGTGGTCGAGGACTTGGCCGCGCAGGGCGCGGTGTTCGTCGAGGAATTGGATGAGATTCCGGACGATGCCGGCCCGGCCGGCGTTCCGGTGGTGTTCTCCGCGCACGGCGTGTCGCCCGCGGTGAAGCGCGAGGCCGAGGAGCGGGGATTGCATATCGTGGACGCGACCTGCCCGCTGGTGGGCAAGGTGCATCGCGAGGTGCTGCGCTTCGTGCGCGAGGGATACGAAATCGTCTACATCGGGCATAAGGGCCACGACGAGGCGGTCGGCGTGGTGGGGGAGAGTCCCGAACACGTGCATCTGATCGAACGCGCCGGCGATGTCGCTGATCTGCGGTTCGAACCGATGACCAAATTGGTGCTGCTCAGCCAGACCACATTGAGCATCGACGAGACGGCCGAGACGATAGCCGCCTTGAAAGCCCGGTTCCCCTGGATCGAGGAGCCGCCGAGCTCCGATATCTGCTATGCCACCAGCAACCGGCAGGCCGCGGTGAAATTGGTGGCCGAGCGGTCCGATGCCGTGGTGATCGTCGGATCGGCGAACTCCTCGAATTCCGTGCGTCTGATGGAGGTCGCGCAGGAGGCCTTGGCCGGACGCGGCGACGCGCATCGCGTCGACGACGCGGGCGAGCTTGATCCGGCCTGGTTCGAAGGCGTCGAGGCCGTGGGCGTCTCCTCGGGCGCGTCGGTGCCCGAGGAATACGTCGAAGGCGTGGTCTCGGCCCTGCAGGACATGGGCTATGACGATATCTCCTCGGTGGAGACCATCAAGGAGAATATGCACTTCGTATTACCATCTGAGCTCCGCCGGTAG
- a CDS encoding aldose 1-epimerase family protein translates to MACTNLPPRTGQQYAISYGDYQAVVTQLGATLRKLTYQGKNVIVPLGADDPVTCCHGQILIPFPNRIEAGTYTFEGTTYTLPIDEHDRNTAIHGYGYRSYWTLVSLEEAKVTLSWRSPHMNGYPFDIVVTATYELSDKGLSITVAATNHGDANAPWALAIHPWLDNGFNGYGDEIDGHNAQCSLTVPADTHVTVDENLIPTGTEPVDGTKYDLRTATLLTEQPFDDAWTDLHHNADGTVTATFTRPDGLTIKVGGDETITSFQVCTGTGFPAFQHPAGTAVEPQTAYANAFNTGEDLIVIEPGATSATTLFLSAQQA, encoded by the coding sequence ATGGCATGCACGAACCTGCCTCCGCGCACCGGACAGCAGTACGCGATTTCCTACGGCGACTACCAGGCCGTCGTCACCCAGCTCGGCGCCACGCTGCGCAAGCTCACCTACCAGGGCAAGAACGTGATCGTGCCGCTCGGCGCCGACGATCCGGTGACCTGCTGCCACGGCCAGATCCTCATCCCCTTCCCCAACCGCATCGAAGCCGGCACCTACACCTTCGAGGGCACGACCTACACGCTGCCCATCGACGAGCACGACCGCAACACCGCCATCCACGGCTACGGATACCGCTCCTACTGGACTCTGGTGAGCCTCGAGGAGGCCAAGGTCACGCTGTCGTGGCGTTCGCCCCATATGAACGGCTACCCCTTCGACATCGTCGTCACCGCCACCTATGAGCTGAGCGACAAGGGCCTGTCCATCACCGTCGCCGCCACCAACCACGGCGACGCGAACGCCCCGTGGGCCCTGGCGATCCACCCGTGGCTCGACAACGGCTTCAACGGCTATGGCGACGAGATCGACGGACACAACGCCCAATGCTCCCTGACCGTGCCGGCCGACACGCACGTCACCGTCGACGAGAACCTCATCCCCACGGGCACCGAGCCGGTGGATGGCACCAAGTACGATCTGCGGACGGCCACCCTCCTCACCGAACAGCCCTTCGACGACGCGTGGACCGACCTGCATCACAACGCCGACGGCACCGTGACCGCCACGTTCACCCGCCCCGACGGCCTGACCATCAAGGTGGGCGGCGACGAGACCATCACCTCGTTCCAAGTGTGCACCGGCACCGGATTCCCCGCCTTCCAGCATCCGGCCGGCACCGCGGTCGAGCCGCAGACCGCCTACGCCAACGCCTTCAACACCGGCGAGGACCTGATCGTCATCGAGCCGGGCGCCACCAGCGCCACCACGCTGTTCCTCAGCGCGCAGCAGGCCTGA
- a CDS encoding 50S ribosomal protein bL37, producing the protein MGMRGRKRKDRRKKAANHGKRPNA; encoded by the coding sequence ATGGGCATGCGCGGACGCAAGCGCAAGGATCGTCGTAAGAAGGCCGCCAACCACGGCAAGCGCCCAAACGCCTGA
- a CDS encoding sigma-70 family RNA polymerase sigma factor, with translation MAERRARFEELAMPAVDVLYRQAMRLTNNPEDAQDLVQDTFERGFKAFDSFEPGTNFEAWMTTIERNAYFNQYAKAKRRPQRANDSSGEYDDWDIYAASEHSSEGLKSAEQEYLDAFAPEEIMAALSKLSPERRQVFIDAAIDGKSYQQVADEQGVKIGTVMSRLNRARTQLKRELAAYAKERGYDTRTPRGSLSAQSERSRDNESSNAAIGGRERA, from the coding sequence ATGGCCGAACGCCGCGCGCGTTTCGAGGAGCTTGCCATGCCCGCCGTCGACGTGCTTTACCGGCAGGCGATGCGGCTGACCAACAACCCCGAGGACGCGCAGGATTTGGTGCAGGACACCTTCGAGAGGGGGTTCAAGGCCTTCGACTCCTTCGAGCCGGGCACGAACTTCGAGGCGTGGATGACCACCATCGAACGCAACGCGTATTTCAACCAATACGCCAAGGCGAAGCGGCGTCCGCAGCGAGCCAACGATTCCAGCGGCGAATACGACGACTGGGACATCTACGCCGCATCCGAGCACTCCTCGGAGGGATTGAAATCAGCCGAGCAGGAGTATCTCGACGCCTTCGCCCCCGAGGAGATCATGGCCGCGCTCTCCAAACTCAGTCCGGAACGCCGTCAGGTGTTCATCGACGCGGCGATCGACGGCAAGTCCTATCAGCAGGTGGCCGACGAGCAGGGCGTCAAGATCGGCACGGTGATGAGCCGCCTCAACCGCGCCCGCACGCAGCTCAAACGCGAGCTCGCCGCCTACGCCAAAGAGCGCGGATACGACACGCGGACCCCACGCGGTTCACTATCCGCGCAATCGGAACGCAGCCGCGATAATGAAAGCAGCAATGCGGCCATCGGCGGAAGGGAGCGGGCATGA
- a CDS encoding UDP-N-acetylmuramoyl-L-alanyl-D-glutamate--2,6-diaminopimelate ligase, translating to MALTLATATELLKRHHLLREIVQGDIWTMDASRIPHSDRSFDSVTYDTRQVAPGSLLFCKGRFKAEYLEGIDDRGLAAYVAQTDYSAVTAVPGLVVNDVRKAMSLLSSEFYGRPQDELTVVGITGTKGKTTTTYFTQAVLNAASHGKAALFSSVDNCLDGRTYEESDLTTPESMDAFRMMRTAVDNGMRYLVMEVSSQAYKVDRVYGLTFDVGAFLNFSPDHISEIEHPTFEDYFYCKRQIVANSRAVVLGEEIDHADIVVEDAATAGVPVSRFVLGDATDADHAAVIALPVDESHGTYRMASRDTEGAVTDLGEYHLALDGDFNYRNAAAAVAISLAAGVGADDAAALHAMEPVRVAGRMEQFHDTQSNTLAIVDYAHNHASVTALLDFVEDRFADRDPRITLVTGSAGNKAYDRRQEIVEAAQHRISNFVFTAEDTDTEPFIDICMEMKGYVTDPEVRSTVIDDRPSAIANAVYDARAHADRFNVLLLIGKGDERWIKDHHKHVPFEGDDRVIQRLFGLADGDADSRAAEL from the coding sequence ATGGCTTTGACACTGGCTACGGCCACCGAACTGCTCAAGCGTCACCACCTGCTCCGTGAGATCGTTCAGGGCGATATCTGGACGATGGACGCCAGCCGGATACCTCACTCCGATCGGTCTTTCGACTCCGTCACCTACGACACCCGGCAGGTCGCGCCCGGCTCGTTGCTGTTCTGCAAGGGACGGTTCAAAGCCGAATATCTCGAAGGCATCGATGATAGGGGTTTGGCCGCCTATGTGGCGCAAACCGACTATTCCGCCGTCACCGCAGTCCCCGGTCTGGTCGTCAACGACGTGCGCAAAGCCATGAGTCTGCTGTCCTCGGAGTTCTACGGCCGCCCGCAGGACGAGCTGACGGTGGTCGGCATCACCGGAACCAAAGGCAAAACCACCACCACGTACTTCACCCAGGCCGTGCTGAACGCCGCATCGCATGGCAAGGCGGCCCTGTTCTCGTCGGTCGACAACTGTTTGGACGGACGCACCTATGAGGAATCCGATCTGACCACCCCCGAGTCGATGGACGCGTTCCGCATGATGCGCACGGCCGTCGACAACGGCATGCGCTATCTGGTAATGGAGGTCTCTTCGCAGGCGTACAAGGTCGACCGCGTCTATGGACTCACTTTCGACGTCGGCGCGTTTCTCAACTTCTCCCCCGACCATATCAGCGAGATCGAGCATCCCACATTCGAGGACTACTTCTATTGCAAGCGGCAAATCGTCGCCAACTCGCGCGCGGTGGTGTTGGGCGAGGAGATCGATCATGCCGACATCGTGGTTGAGGACGCGGCCACGGCCGGCGTGCCCGTCAGCCGGTTCGTCTTGGGTGATGCGACCGATGCCGACCATGCCGCGGTCATCGCCTTGCCGGTCGACGAAAGCCACGGCACCTACCGCATGGCGTCACGCGACACGGAAGGTGCCGTCACTGATCTGGGCGAATACCATCTGGCTCTGGACGGCGACTTCAACTACCGCAATGCGGCCGCCGCCGTGGCGATCTCCCTCGCCGCGGGAGTCGGCGCGGACGATGCCGCCGCCCTGCACGCCATGGAACCGGTGCGCGTCGCCGGACGCATGGAGCAGTTCCACGACACCCAGTCGAATACGCTGGCCATCGTGGACTACGCGCACAACCACGCATCGGTGACCGCGCTGCTGGATTTCGTCGAGGACCGCTTCGCCGACCGTGATCCGCGCATCACGCTGGTGACGGGCTCGGCAGGCAACAAAGCCTACGATCGCCGCCAGGAGATCGTCGAAGCAGCCCAGCATCGCATCAGCAATTTCGTGTTCACCGCCGAAGACACCGACACCGAACCGTTCATCGACATCTGCATGGAGATGAAAGGCTATGTGACCGACCCCGAGGTGCGTTCCACGGTGATCGACGACCGCCCCTCGGCCATCGCCAACGCGGTGTACGACGCACGCGCGCACGCCGACAGGTTCAATGTGCTGCTGCTGATCGGCAAGGGCGACGAGCGCTGGATCAAAGACCACCACAAGCATGTGCCCTTCGAAGGCGACGACCGCGTCATCCAACGTCTGTTCGGCCTCGCGGACGGCGATGCCGATTCACGCGCTGCGGAACTGTAG
- a CDS encoding lipid II:glycine glycyltransferase FemX — MLAVEEIHEIRQWNDLVERWHGHPLQSWQWGELKAQTGPWTARRIVVSEDGTPVGGMQVLIRDMPWPFNAICYAPRGPVCDDARLVEIANACAQWCKTNVKAASLKIDPAVEGIDLGDGWKPSEHVLLDKTAIIDLTDDEETIFKNLHSKKARQYIRKAGRDGVVCRPATREDLEPLLKIYHETAAKDGFPLHADEFYHAAFDALDGINQVFVAEHDGAMLSFLWNATTSGTAFELWGGVNDEGKRLRANYLLKWTAIQAAKQRGARIYDLNGLLNDGISDFKLMFVNGPTVWIGSFDYPLNVKYAAMNALIALRRALRALRAGKSASGRH, encoded by the coding sequence ATGCTCGCTGTTGAAGAAATCCATGAGATCCGCCAATGGAATGACCTTGTCGAACGATGGCATGGGCATCCGCTCCAAAGCTGGCAGTGGGGCGAGCTGAAAGCGCAGACCGGCCCGTGGACGGCCCGCCGCATCGTCGTGTCGGAGGACGGCACACCCGTGGGCGGCATGCAGGTGTTGATCCGTGACATGCCGTGGCCGTTCAACGCCATCTGCTATGCGCCGCGCGGACCGGTATGCGACGATGCCCGTCTCGTCGAAATCGCGAACGCATGCGCCCAATGGTGCAAAACCAACGTCAAGGCGGCGAGTCTGAAGATCGATCCCGCGGTGGAGGGAATCGATCTTGGCGATGGCTGGAAGCCCAGCGAGCACGTGCTGCTCGACAAAACCGCGATCATCGACCTCACCGATGACGAGGAGACCATCTTCAAGAATCTGCATTCGAAAAAAGCCCGCCAGTACATCCGCAAGGCGGGCCGTGACGGAGTGGTCTGCCGTCCCGCGACACGGGAGGACCTCGAACCGCTGCTGAAGATCTACCATGAGACCGCCGCCAAGGACGGGTTCCCCCTGCATGCGGACGAGTTCTATCATGCCGCGTTCGATGCGCTCGATGGAATCAACCAGGTGTTCGTCGCGGAACATGACGGCGCCATGCTCTCGTTCCTGTGGAACGCCACCACCAGCGGAACCGCGTTCGAGCTCTGGGGCGGCGTGAACGACGAAGGCAAGCGGCTGCGCGCGAACTATCTGCTCAAATGGACCGCCATCCAAGCCGCCAAACAGCGGGGAGCCCGGATCTACGATCTCAACGGTCTGCTCAACGACGGCATCAGCGATTTCAAACTGATGTTCGTCAACGGCCCCACTGTGTGGATCGGTTCGTTCGATTATCCGCTCAACGTCAAATACGCCGCGATGAACGCCCTGATCGCGCTACGTCGCGCTCTGCGCGCGTTACGTGCCGGCAAAAGCGCTTCCGGCCGCCATTAG